A window of Callospermophilus lateralis isolate mCalLat2 chromosome 13, mCalLat2.hap1, whole genome shotgun sequence contains these coding sequences:
- the Cacybp gene encoding calcyclin-binding protein — protein sequence MASALDELQNDLEEVKVLLEKTTRKRVRDALTAEKNKIETEIKNKMQQKSQKKPELLDNEKPAAVVAPITTGYTVKISNYGWDQSDKFVKIYITLTGVHQVPAENVQVHFTERSFDLLVKNLNGKSYSMIVNNLLKPISVEGSSKKVKTDTVLILCRKKAENTRWEYLTQVEKECKEKEKPSYDTETDPSEGLMNVLKKIYEDGDDDMKRTINKAWVESREKQAKGDTEF from the exons ATGGCTTCAGCTCTGGACGAG CTGCAGAATGATCTAGAAGAGGTAAAGGTGTTGCTGGAAAAGACCACTAGGAAAAGAGTACGTGATGCCCTTACAGCAGAAAAAAACAAGATTGAGACAGAAATAAAGAACAAGATGCAACAGAAATCACAGAAGAAACCAGAACTTCTTGACAATGAAAAGCCAGCTGCTGTGGTTGCTCCCATCACAACAGGATATACCGTGAAAATCAGTAATTATG GATGGGATCAATCTGATAAGTTTGTGAAAATCTATATCACTTTAACTGGAGTTCATCAAGTTCCCGCCGAGAATGTGCAGGTTCATTTCACAGAGAG gtcatttgatcttttggtaaAGAATCTAAATGGGAAGAGTTACTCCATGATTGTGAACAATCTCTTGAAACCCATCTCTGTGGAAGGCAGTTCAAAAAAA GTTAAGACCGACACAGTTCTCATCTTATGTAGAAAGAAAGCAGAAAATACACGGTGGGAGTACTTGACTCAGGTTGAAAAAGAATGCAAAGAGAAAGA AAAGCCTTCATACGACACCGAAACAGATCCTAGTGAAGGATTAATGAATGTTCTAAAGAAAATTTATGAAGATGGAGATGATGATATGAAGCGAACCATTAATAAAGCCTGGGTGGAATCAAGAGAGAAGCAAGCCAAAGGAGATACAGAATTTTGA